In the genome of Saccharomonospora viridis DSM 43017, one region contains:
- a CDS encoding RAMP superfamily CRISPR-associated protein, with the protein MISTLITVRLRMDTPGGVTAPETLSDVDNVLPLRRDTAGRPHLPGTTVAGSLRAHCATYEELGPEETLFGMADETERIPSSIQVLGTRYLGDADGIVRHRTAIDRERGAPANTMLHGVTVLPAGTEFDIVLRWDNPDRREEPFLRAVQQWRPRLGRGASHDAGRCTVVGLGHRSYDLTTVEDLHAWLHLQFPDDYPAPEPLAEPQRPPEPDYDIAFEIVGGLHISAGEPSAHESSEEPLVNRALRSDGRFVVPGSTLKGILRSRAEYVCRVVGAGVCTNHQCGECHPCRLFGYGGESRNARRAKIAVADSVIANATSELRTHVAIDRFTGGARDQLLYTDEVVTAGQFRLRIYALEPLDDLDRLLIDVVLTDLHDGLVGIGGRTTAGLGTVRITSEWTRPDLTTLADRLNGETAA; encoded by the coding sequence ATGATCAGCACACTGATCACCGTCAGACTGCGCATGGACACCCCGGGCGGGGTCACCGCCCCGGAAACCCTTTCCGATGTGGACAACGTTCTGCCGCTTCGCAGGGACACCGCGGGGCGTCCTCACCTGCCGGGCACCACGGTCGCGGGCAGCCTGCGCGCGCACTGCGCCACCTACGAGGAGCTGGGGCCGGAGGAAACGCTGTTCGGCATGGCCGACGAAACCGAACGCATCCCCTCCAGCATCCAGGTGTTGGGCACCCGGTATCTCGGTGATGCGGACGGCATCGTGCGGCACCGCACCGCCATCGACCGGGAACGCGGCGCGCCGGCCAACACCATGCTGCACGGAGTCACCGTTCTCCCGGCGGGCACGGAGTTCGACATCGTGTTGCGCTGGGACAACCCCGATCGCCGCGAAGAGCCGTTCCTGAGAGCTGTTCAGCAGTGGCGACCCCGCCTCGGCCGCGGCGCCAGCCACGACGCGGGCCGCTGCACCGTCGTCGGACTCGGGCACCGCAGCTACGACCTGACCACGGTCGAGGACCTGCACGCCTGGCTGCATCTACAGTTTCCCGACGACTACCCCGCGCCCGAGCCGCTTGCGGAACCGCAGCGCCCACCCGAACCCGACTACGACATCGCATTCGAGATCGTCGGCGGTCTGCACATCAGCGCCGGGGAACCTTCGGCCCACGAAAGCTCCGAAGAACCCCTCGTCAACCGGGCTCTGCGGAGCGACGGTCGATTCGTCGTCCCCGGCTCCACCCTGAAAGGCATCCTGCGGTCGCGAGCCGAGTACGTGTGTCGTGTCGTCGGGGCCGGAGTCTGCACCAACCACCAGTGCGGTGAGTGCCACCCGTGTCGCTTGTTCGGCTACGGCGGGGAAAGCCGGAACGCGCGACGCGCCAAGATCGCCGTGGCCGACAGTGTGATCGCAAACGCCACGAGCGAGCTGCGCACGCACGTGGCCATCGACCGCTTCACCGGCGGCGCGCGTGACCAGCTTCTCTACACCGACGAAGTGGTCACCGCAGGTCAGTTCCGGCTCCGCATCTACGCACTCGAACCTCTCGACGACCTCGACCGTCTGCTGATCGACGTCGTGCTGACCGACCTGCACGACGGGCTCGTCGGTATCGGGGGACGCACGACAGCCGGCCTCGGCACCGTGCGAATCACGTCCGAATGGACCCGGCCGGATCTGACCACACTGGCCGATCGCCTCAACGGGGAGACCGCCGCATGA
- a CDS encoding arsenate reductase family protein, with translation MEIWINPACSKCRSALSLLDAEKAQYTIRYYLEDPPTVEELREVLAKLGMEPWDIARLGEPAAETLGLATWARDEAHRTQWLEALAAHPSLIQRPIITADDGTAVLGRSPEAVRSVLS, from the coding sequence ATGGAGATCTGGATCAACCCGGCCTGTTCGAAGTGCCGTTCCGCGCTCTCGCTGCTGGACGCCGAGAAAGCGCAGTACACGATCCGGTACTACCTGGAGGACCCGCCCACGGTCGAGGAACTCCGCGAGGTGCTGGCCAAGCTCGGGATGGAACCGTGGGACATCGCCCGCCTCGGCGAACCCGCCGCCGAAACCCTCGGCCTGGCCACCTGGGCGCGTGACGAGGCCCACCGCACTCAGTGGTTGGAAGCCCTGGCCGCCCACCCCAGCCTCATCCAGCGCCCCATCATCACCGCGGACGACGGCACCGCGGTGCTGGGCCGCTCACCGGAGGCGGTCCGCTCCGTCCTGTCGTAG
- a CDS encoding type III-B CRISPR module-associated Cmr3 family protein: protein MSEYVRITVTLTQPVAVGRNVRADSRQDTHNHVPGSVLRGALAAAWIHRRGQEVTRSSEFLETFEGTGSFGPLHSADSLPVPLSVKRHKYEASQRCRSEWDAAYGQHATTCEECGDPLVFSKGQPRGRVPLESRTTTALTPEGVVRDGHLFTQSMLKEETRLSGWLHGPATHALCCAGEPIRTLSLGSRRSLRGSVTVDVDTTAEPDLIECVGEDIILRLAAPAVFCDDFGFPTDRPDLRELSDVLGVEALEVTGAWTRWDEVGGWHAASGLPKPVERAVAAGSTYRIHCAKAPSPESLRTLATRGIGLRRREGFGALYVAPRPEAHT, encoded by the coding sequence ATGAGCGAGTACGTACGTATCACGGTCACCCTCACCCAACCGGTCGCCGTGGGCCGCAACGTCCGCGCCGATTCCCGGCAGGACACCCACAACCACGTCCCCGGCTCGGTGCTGCGGGGAGCGTTGGCCGCCGCGTGGATCCACCGACGCGGCCAGGAGGTCACGCGCAGCTCCGAGTTCCTGGAGACGTTCGAGGGAACGGGCAGCTTCGGCCCGTTGCACTCCGCGGACAGTCTTCCGGTCCCGTTGTCGGTGAAACGCCACAAGTACGAAGCGTCTCAACGCTGTCGCAGCGAATGGGACGCCGCCTACGGGCAGCACGCCACGACGTGTGAAGAATGCGGGGACCCACTCGTTTTCAGCAAGGGACAACCCCGAGGCCGTGTGCCGCTCGAAAGCCGCACCACGACGGCTTTGACCCCGGAAGGGGTCGTCCGCGACGGCCACCTGTTCACCCAGAGCATGCTGAAGGAGGAGACGAGACTGAGCGGGTGGTTGCACGGCCCGGCGACCCATGCCCTGTGCTGCGCCGGCGAACCGATCCGCACCCTGTCGTTGGGGTCGCGGCGGAGCCTGCGGGGAAGCGTCACCGTCGACGTTGACACCACGGCCGAGCCCGACCTGATCGAATGCGTGGGCGAGGACATCATCCTGCGGCTGGCCGCCCCCGCCGTGTTCTGTGACGACTTCGGGTTCCCCACGGACCGGCCCGACCTGCGTGAGCTCTCCGACGTTCTCGGGGTGGAAGCCCTCGAAGTCACCGGCGCCTGGACCCGGTGGGACGAGGTGGGCGGGTGGCACGCCGCCAGCGGGCTGCCCAAACCCGTCGAACGCGCCGTGGCCGCCGGCTCCACCTATCGAATCCACTGCGCGAAAGCACCGAGTCCGGAGTCACTGCGAACACTCGCCACCCGTGGCATCGGACTGCGGCGCCGCGAAGGGTTCGGAGCCCTATACGTTGCCCCGCGACCGGAGGCTCACACATGA
- a CDS encoding RAMP superfamily CRISPR-associated protein, translated as MTEMATLEFAIRFHTPFRISTGYARPGFDAGVDAHRPLPSSSLKGAMRATALRLLQPRSDVVDAVFGSTAAECPWLWHDAVPDGRWHETLPAARVAIDPHTHTARPDMFAVSEQIGADTARFTITQRLPLDEATQRTHRLVLAVAGQAIRSIGANRRRGLGWVTITCTTEELDHAAVDRFLELKKA; from the coding sequence ATGACCGAGATGGCCACGCTCGAATTCGCGATACGCTTCCACACGCCGTTCCGGATCTCCACCGGATACGCTCGCCCCGGATTCGACGCCGGAGTCGACGCCCACCGGCCGCTGCCCAGCAGCAGCCTCAAAGGCGCCATGCGCGCCACCGCCCTACGGCTGCTCCAGCCCCGCAGCGACGTGGTCGACGCGGTGTTCGGTTCGACCGCCGCCGAGTGCCCGTGGTTGTGGCACGACGCCGTCCCCGATGGCCGATGGCACGAGACGCTCCCCGCGGCCCGCGTAGCGATCGACCCGCACACCCACACCGCGAGACCCGACATGTTCGCCGTCTCCGAGCAGATCGGTGCCGACACGGCGCGTTTCACGATCACCCAACGGCTCCCGCTGGACGAGGCGACGCAGCGGACCCATCGCCTCGTGCTCGCCGTGGCGGGGCAAGCCATCCGCTCGATCGGCGCCAACCGCCGACGTGGGCTGGGCTGGGTGACGATCACCTGCACCACCGAGGAACTGGACCACGCGGCTGTCGACCGTTTCCTGGAACTGAAGAAGGCATGA
- a CDS encoding Cas10/Cmr2 second palm domain-containing protein, which yields MTIFLDVAVVQIQSWLARTPHLRGRRGASRMIREATMAEAVDEMLTKFTDKARRNIAYGDIDGVIALEILRDDAVDEVERHVMRHLRKRLPAAPLRSTRWEGQDSLDAHAADEPLVTHDWPAPVPEWPASKPCDWCRSWPASREATVGAGDDRKQVQLCEDCGKRHRYAGFTTSTTATLKPGVERDLLERWHKEHNSKPTLPDKFPDLALLGKENDNTHLATVYADGNAVGKLNKELRDLRRNGIGTNFDLPQAISNATWSALLAAIEEMSAGTDEMMPVIAHLVGGDDVLVSIPAHEAWWFTRTLQITFQDALAAELADAGLADLPVPTVSAAIVFHHKFSPLPAAVDLAGELLAHAKKQHRGQRASLAWQDITHDGPYPLHHQAPGQRQAPALDALIDAWADLDSLAELGASARANLAVLARHTDPERVKAHAERLGLWDSVQRFLDGPIPLEDALGMVRWWRTK from the coding sequence GTGACCATCTTCCTCGACGTGGCCGTGGTGCAGATCCAGTCCTGGTTGGCCAGAACCCCGCACCTGCGCGGCCGACGCGGCGCCTCGCGCATGATCCGGGAGGCAACCATGGCCGAGGCCGTGGACGAGATGTTGACCAAGTTCACCGACAAGGCGCGACGCAACATCGCCTACGGGGACATCGACGGCGTCATCGCGCTGGAGATCCTCCGCGACGACGCCGTGGACGAAGTCGAGCGACACGTGATGCGCCACCTCCGCAAGAGATTGCCCGCGGCGCCGCTGCGCTCCACCCGGTGGGAGGGGCAGGACTCGCTGGACGCGCATGCCGCCGACGAGCCGCTCGTCACCCACGACTGGCCCGCGCCGGTGCCGGAGTGGCCCGCGAGCAAACCCTGCGACTGGTGCCGCTCATGGCCGGCCAGCCGCGAAGCCACGGTCGGAGCGGGAGACGACCGGAAACAAGTGCAGTTGTGTGAGGACTGCGGAAAGCGTCACAGATACGCCGGCTTCACCACCAGCACGACCGCGACATTGAAACCCGGTGTCGAACGCGACCTGCTGGAACGTTGGCACAAGGAGCACAACAGCAAACCCACGCTGCCGGACAAATTCCCGGATCTGGCGCTGTTGGGCAAGGAGAACGACAACACACACCTGGCCACCGTCTACGCCGACGGCAACGCGGTCGGCAAGCTCAACAAGGAACTTCGCGACCTGCGGCGTAACGGCATCGGCACGAACTTCGATCTGCCCCAAGCGATCTCGAATGCCACCTGGTCGGCGCTGCTGGCCGCGATCGAGGAGATGTCGGCCGGCACCGATGAGATGATGCCGGTCATCGCGCATCTCGTGGGCGGGGACGACGTGCTCGTCAGCATCCCCGCGCACGAGGCCTGGTGGTTCACGCGCACACTGCAAATCACGTTCCAGGACGCCCTGGCCGCAGAACTCGCCGACGCGGGGCTGGCCGACCTGCCGGTGCCCACGGTGTCAGCGGCCATCGTGTTCCACCACAAGTTCAGCCCGCTGCCCGCCGCCGTGGACTTGGCGGGAGAGCTGCTCGCCCACGCCAAGAAACAGCATCGCGGTCAACGGGCGTCGCTGGCGTGGCAGGACATCACCCACGACGGGCCATACCCACTCCATCACCAAGCACCCGGCCAACGCCAAGCGCCCGCCCTGGACGCGCTCATCGACGCCTGGGCGGATCTCGACTCCCTGGCCGAGCTCGGCGCCTCAGCGCGGGCCAACCTCGCCGTGCTGGCCCGTCACACCGACCCCGAGCGGGTGAAGGCCCACGCGGAGCGCCTGGGGTTGTGGGATTCGGTGCAGCGGTTCCTCGACGGGCCCATCCCTCTCGAGGACGCCCTCGGCATGGTGCGGTGGTGGAGGACTAAATGA
- a CDS encoding TIGR03986 family type III CRISPR-associated RAMP protein produces MAGTFVNPYTFVPFPDAPPNRARPHGHAGRSELLSGTLKVTIHTETGVLIRGFGTEETPDVPRRADGTPFIPGSSLKGALRSLHETITGGCLRVFDSDFVPGYRDSVTVNTTRGLRMAIVAEHVSEDVPPTLLVCPDEDDPPTLHHDLLVRAAGGGPPLRSGERLAVTFTRGRPDAAYRDDEGEWVVFISDAKVRDAAGGRKRNYRAQLRRYPVGAVARAVPDEVWQDFLHAVDGADDLRTAQLAKRNPDDVFADVTFQGRVIGQRHYASRRLHEGQPVWVRLDSDGEIESLRLSMIWRHPGSVSAGERVDPGFHACREWESLCPSCQVFGSADTEGKDTPKARQNSYRGHVRFSDAVLVKRAKSKKKKGGAGKDSAIATLKLAPLGTPKPGSGQFYLVNDERVRGNAGTPPLREWGSAADLPRPRRLRGRKHYWHTELGSSPQTYRAKARPHHSSELTTDVAFLRKGNTFSATLVFTDLDEIQLGGLLAALQPSTLLGEEKVWQHIGGGKPFGFGACTLTIDPSGSDVWRTGARYGVSCPPAKLDVEALIGQFREWMERHCPEVVQTWPLLAKALKPDTVKADKVWYPPGDSSSSPAQASEAFDTGFAFWQQTSGTEYQKKNGKRRGNPLMALPDLADDDQELPIIDKADECDLPNQQRLPGNPRGGRR; encoded by the coding sequence ATGGCCGGGACTTTCGTCAATCCCTACACCTTCGTTCCCTTTCCCGATGCCCCGCCCAACCGCGCTCGCCCCCACGGACACGCCGGTCGATCGGAGTTGCTGTCCGGCACGCTGAAAGTGACCATCCACACCGAAACCGGGGTTTTGATCCGCGGTTTCGGCACTGAGGAAACACCCGACGTGCCCCGACGAGCCGACGGCACCCCGTTCATCCCCGGGTCGTCGTTGAAAGGGGCGCTGCGGTCCCTGCACGAGACGATCACCGGCGGTTGTCTGCGGGTGTTCGACAGCGATTTCGTGCCGGGCTACCGGGATTCGGTCACCGTCAACACCACCCGGGGACTGCGGATGGCGATCGTGGCCGAACACGTCAGCGAAGACGTTCCACCCACGCTGCTGGTGTGTCCGGACGAGGACGATCCACCGACGCTGCACCACGATCTGCTCGTGCGGGCAGCGGGTGGCGGTCCCCCGTTGAGATCCGGCGAACGGCTGGCCGTGACCTTCACCCGGGGAAGACCCGACGCGGCGTACCGCGACGACGAGGGCGAGTGGGTGGTGTTCATCAGCGACGCCAAGGTCCGCGACGCCGCCGGCGGCAGGAAGCGCAACTACAGGGCCCAGTTGCGCCGCTACCCGGTCGGCGCGGTTGCGCGGGCCGTTCCCGACGAGGTGTGGCAGGACTTCCTGCATGCCGTCGACGGCGCCGACGACCTGCGCACCGCGCAGCTCGCCAAGCGCAACCCCGACGACGTCTTCGCGGACGTCACGTTCCAGGGCAGGGTCATCGGCCAACGCCACTACGCCAGCCGTCGCCTGCACGAAGGCCAGCCGGTCTGGGTGCGGCTCGACTCCGACGGCGAGATCGAGTCGCTGCGACTGTCCATGATCTGGCGTCATCCGGGCAGCGTCTCCGCGGGCGAACGCGTCGATCCGGGATTCCACGCCTGCCGAGAGTGGGAGAGCCTGTGTCCGAGCTGTCAGGTGTTCGGCTCGGCCGACACCGAAGGCAAGGACACCCCTAAGGCCCGGCAGAACTCCTACCGCGGGCATGTGCGGTTCTCCGACGCGGTGCTCGTCAAACGCGCCAAGTCGAAGAAAAAGAAGGGCGGCGCGGGCAAGGACAGCGCGATCGCGACGCTCAAGCTCGCGCCCTTGGGAACTCCCAAGCCGGGATCGGGACAGTTCTATCTCGTCAACGACGAGCGAGTTCGAGGAAACGCCGGTACCCCGCCGCTGCGGGAATGGGGTTCGGCCGCCGACTTGCCACGACCACGCCGACTTCGAGGGCGCAAACACTACTGGCACACCGAACTGGGAAGCTCACCACAGACCTACCGCGCCAAAGCACGCCCCCACCACAGCAGTGAGCTGACCACCGATGTCGCCTTCCTCCGGAAGGGCAACACGTTCAGCGCCACGCTCGTCTTCACCGACTTGGACGAGATCCAACTCGGCGGGCTGTTGGCGGCGCTGCAACCGTCGACCCTGTTGGGCGAGGAGAAGGTGTGGCAGCACATCGGCGGCGGAAAGCCGTTCGGGTTCGGCGCCTGCACCCTCACCATCGACCCTTCGGGCAGCGACGTGTGGCGCACCGGAGCCCGTTACGGCGTTTCCTGCCCGCCCGCCAAGCTCGACGTGGAGGCGTTGATCGGCCAGTTCCGGGAATGGATGGAGCGGCACTGCCCCGAGGTGGTCCAGACCTGGCCGCTACTCGCCAAGGCGCTCAAACCCGACACCGTCAAAGCCGACAAGGTCTGGTATCCGCCGGGTGACTCGTCGTCCTCCCCCGCGCAGGCGTCCGAGGCGTTCGACACGGGGTTCGCGTTCTGGCAGCAGACATCGGGCACCGAGTATCAGAAGAAGAACGGCAAACGCCGCGGGAACCCGCTGATGGCCCTGCCCGATCTCGCGGACGACGACCAGGAGCTGCCGATCATCGACAAGGCCGACGAGTGCGATCTGCCCAATCAGCAACGACTTCCCGGCAACCCGCGGGGAGGCAGGCGGTGA